A single region of the Maylandia zebra isolate NMK-2024a linkage group LG17, Mzebra_GT3a, whole genome shotgun sequence genome encodes:
- the cfap144 gene encoding cilia- and flagella-associated protein 144 isoform X1 — protein MCRILISLHLSRRHQVTDKLDLVHRDAIHVERVRKEQRHQKLHTEFSINPHRKLHVLPDKPMCRRTTEEIPEDEDFIKAFRKAHEVPTKKYSMPLTESQEIGWMSTPLVPESRQDTRFNFFRFMTDVTKHHEFGQRTQN, from the exons ATGTGCAGGATTTTGATCAGCCTCCACCTTTCCCGAAGGCATCAAGTCACAG ATAAACTGGATTTGGTCCATCGGGACGCGATTCACGTCGAGCGGGTCCGGAAAGAGCAAAGACACCAGAAGCTCCACACGGAGTTCAGCATCAACCCCCACAGGAAAT TGCATGTACTGCCAGACAAACCCATGTGTAGGAGAACGACAGAAGAGATTCCAGAGGACG AGGATTTCATCAAGGCTTTCCGCAAGGCCCACGAAGTTCCTACCAAGAAGTATTCTATGCCACTCACTGAGAGCCAGGAGATAGGATGGATGTCGACTCCACTG GTCCCGGAGTCCCGCCAAGACACCAGATTCAATTTCTTCCGATTTATGACAGACGTCACCAAACACCATGAATTTGGCCAAAGAACACAAAATtaa
- the cfap144 gene encoding cilia- and flagella-associated protein 144 isoform X2, with translation MADKDKLDLVHRDAIHVERVRKEQRHQKLHTEFSINPHRKLHVLPDKPMCRRTTEEIPEDEDFIKAFRKAHEVPTKKYSMPLTESQEIGWMSTPLVPESRQDTRFNFFRFMTDVTKHHEFGQRTQN, from the exons aTGGCAGATAAAGATAAACTGGATTTGGTCCATCGGGACGCGATTCACGTCGAGCGGGTCCGGAAAGAGCAAAGACACCAGAAGCTCCACACGGAGTTCAGCATCAACCCCCACAGGAAAT TGCATGTACTGCCAGACAAACCCATGTGTAGGAGAACGACAGAAGAGATTCCAGAGGACG AGGATTTCATCAAGGCTTTCCGCAAGGCCCACGAAGTTCCTACCAAGAAGTATTCTATGCCACTCACTGAGAGCCAGGAGATAGGATGGATGTCGACTCCACTG GTCCCGGAGTCCCGCCAAGACACCAGATTCAATTTCTTCCGATTTATGACAGACGTCACCAAACACCATGAATTTGGCCAAAGAACACAAAATtaa